The window GCGCACGGCGTGTGCCAGAACTCCTTCTCcaaccgctcctcctcctccgggtcATTGGGCGCTGGGTTCTCCTCCGCCTTCcggttcttcttctcttcctggtTCTCCTCCCGGttgtcctccttctcttcctggtTCTCCTCCTTGTTGGCCTCCCGGTTCTCCTCAGGCGCTGGCCTACAGACACATGGAACTATCGGTCACTTTGAGCTGGGAACATCTTCAACAGGTCGCTTGGGGTTATTTTAACGCCCTTATGGGGCAGttgaatatattcaaataaatgctAAATTTACACCAAGCAGCAAGACTTAAAGTCCTAAAGCTCAAATATGTTAGTTGTTCTTGTAATGGCGTTTGTTTCATATTCATAGAGCACTTCCATAAAGCACATAGATTATTAGAAATGACTTTTATCATAAAATATCGTTAGCTAAACAGGTTACTTTTAGGCTAACTGCATTAGAGATGCTATGTACCAGCAgcctcctttcttcctcctctcctcctccttctccccggctctcctcctcaggtgctcctcctcctgctcccacactcgcctcctcacctcctccagccgCTGGGAGGCCCGAAGCCGCTCCGACCGGCTGATCTCCGTCCCGTCCAGCCACTGAGGACGGATCTCACTCATTCATACTTTCCACACGCTCATTTATTCAAAGGACAATTACGCTTTTATTTCTGCCGGTTGGAAGCCGGTTGGAAGCCGGTTGGAAGCCGGTTGGAAGCTACCTGCAGTCGGGGCAGCGCGGCCACCACGTACTGCCGGTAGCCCTCAAACTGAGAGCAGGGGTTCCCGGTGAGGAAGAGCTCTGTGAGGTGCACGTTGTGCTGCAGAGACTCCACGCTGCTCAGGCGGCCCACGAAGTTCACCGTCAGGTCCAGTTTCTGCAGGCTCTCGCAGCCTGCAGGCAgggagcacgcacacacacacacacacacgcacacacaaacacacacacacacacacacacacacaacaaagcgCTGCAGCCTTTAATCGATTAGTCAATCCGATGAAGACGAGTGCTCTGATAAGTGAAGCAGCTTTGAAGTTGTTATCTCAGGTGTGACACCTTGctgctgatgacatcacatcaAAGAACATGTCATCTGTtcatgtgtgatgtgtgtgatgacatcactggAGATCTACTCACCGGTGTTTCCTTGACCCGTGAGTAAGTGGAGGACATAATCTCATTATTGACACAATCTCTTCCTCATTCAATAGAGAGTGTTGATTATTGTTGAGCCCTTTGATGTCTGACTCATCTTTTATTCAgtttataaaacaatattttattttcaagggAGTTTTTGGcttctttaaaatcctgcaTCTGAAAAAACCTTTTCCTCAgacattcagtgtgtgtttacttgTATTCACTGAACGCTCCAGACTGAATAGTTGCAGGTGCACCACTGCTGGGAATCCTCCACATGAATACTGAAGATAATAATTACACCCAAACACACCCACCTTCAAGGTTTTCAATGACTTCAATGTTGTTCAAGGCCAGGTTCAAATACTGCAGCTTCTTCAGGCGCCCGACGTTCTCTGCATGAACGAATGACATGTTGAGATATTGAACAAATACGTGTGATGAATGAGTGCGTGCGGTCGGGCCGCTCACCGATCCTGGGGATGAGGTTGCTCTGCAGGTAGAGGATCCTCAGGTCTCTGCACCACCTGTCGATGTGCTCCATCCTCTCGATGTCCTGCTGGTGCAGAGAAACCTCCTCCAGGGAGAAGATCTGGCCCTCGTTGTGCTCGGCCCGCTTGCGGACCAGGTCCTCTGTGACTGGATGGGAAGTAATAACTCAATAATAACAGTAATGGACATGCTTAATACGCATGAAGACATCAGACGGGTCTCCCTGTTTCTAGCATCAGTATGTTTCTATTACTGACATTCATTTTCCTTTTGCCAAAAATCCTCCGTGTTTATTTAAGGTCCTGAGGTGTTAAATCACATTTATCCAGAAAAAACTGCACATATATAAATGTAGATAGATATGTTATCTTTCATATATAAATGTAGATAGATATGTTAAATCACACGCTTAAAATCACATACGACACAAATCATATGCTAACTAACTTTCAAATTATGGACATGATTGACAGTTGACCAAAATGTTGAGAGTCACATTCGCTTTACCGTTATAACGTTAGCATGCTACgcgtaagctaacgttagctaggcTAGGTTAGCTTGACGCAGTGGCGCTAAAGATTACGTATTTTAGTAACACGGTTAAACGGTTAAAACACATCACAGCGAAGAACAACCACTTCAACTAATATTATTTAGCAATTCGTAAAGTGACACGTATCATTAACGTTAAGAGTACAAAAGCAGAGGAAGGATGTTTTTAAACTTACTGTAAaccatcttcctctctgttgtcAGGCGTTGCCGTAGAAACCGACCTCGTGCTGCGTTCACGTACTGTGGTAAGTTCTACCAGTAGAAAATGAGCTCAACgttcattcagaaaaaaaaatacacgcaGCCCCCcatcttgacagaaaaaaacaaatgtagaaatttttgcaaatttattaaaaaagaaaacctgggtgtgaatactttccgtacCCACTGTATACACACACGCTTACACTCTACTCTCCTTTAAATGTCTTCCTAAAGATATGCCACCTACTGGGTCCCTGCTCTGTTTAACATGTTCAAATACATTAAAGTCATCATATTGTTTACAACAACAATGTAACAGATTTATATCCACACATTTAGCATTGCAATTTTATCTAGTTAATATGGTATTTGGCAAAAACCGGAGAGTATAATCGTTCATCTAGGATTTTGTGTAGTCATCACTGATATTGTCAGTATCATCATGCAACAACTTTACATTATCTgtacttgtttttattattttatttaggaGATATGGATTTTACAAGTTCACGCGAATGCATCATCTAGTGATTCTTtctgagcttttattttgaaagtggcATTGCGGAAGTTGTTCCGTTAAACCCacttcagaggaggagacaaccGATATAACAACAATCAAAACCGATTAACCggagcatccatccatcctcccccccacatccaccggtcactcaCCACCGGTGTACCGGGAgcacgcagcccccccccccccggtgttcCGGGTCCCGCCGTCCCGACATGACGGGCTACAAGGCGTTTCACGCCCAGCTGACGTCCATCATGGAGGCGCTGACCAGCGCGGCGGTGTCTGAGATCTGCGAGCTGGTGGAGGACAGCTACGCGGTGCTGCGGGTGGAGCTCCGCCGCAGCACCGCGGACAACGCGGCGCTGCGCCGGAAGCTGGAGCTGATGGAGGGCGCCGCGGCCCGGGGCCACCGGCGGAGCGCCGGCCCGTCGGCCCCGGGCCGCGGGGGTCTCCCTCCCGGTGAGTGACAGCCGGTGTCCCGTCGTGCTGAGGAGTTTGTTGCATACGTTCGGCCGGTATCCTCCTGCtacaccctccccccccgacccccccggtaAACTCCCCAAACTTCAGCCGGTGCCAACCTGTTCACGCGGCCGCCCGTTACCGCGCGCAGGCTGAACAGCTGTTTGTTGTCGGTGATCCACGTTTCCCGCTTCACGCGCACGCGCCGAATCGAAGAAGTGATATTTAATTGGAAGGAAACGCACCGAGACGCGAAATTCAGCGGCCGCCACGTCACCAAAAAGTAGAAGTGTTTTTAAATGGTTACTTTACAGAACCGAGTTCCTGACATTTCCCGCCAACGTTTTAGTAGATAAAAGTCGGTTCATCTGTATAAAAACACGCGTACTGGTGGATGTCTGTAATCGCAGATCTATGTTGTGTTGGTCACCAGGGGGGGCCGAACGCATGAACGTGAACCTCCAAAGAGGTGGAAGAGCCCCCAGGCTGGAGGTCACGCCTGAGTTGACCCCTGCAGCCAAAGAGGTCGGTCCTCTCAAACGTCTTCCTCTGCGCTTCAACCGTTCTAACCTAAGTAACATCGTCTGTGTCCAAGGAAGGAGGACCGGATGGTCCCCTGGTGTCCCTCAAACAGACCACACCAACAAGGAGGAGACTCGCTgtgaccacagagagacacaaaggaGACTCAGACTTGGTTCTTTGGGTTAATCTTATAAAAATGTGGTAGATTGTTTATTGCTTTTTCATGAGCGTATAAACGTTCAGTGTTTATTTCTGATTTCAAGGGTTTGGGGAGAGAATGTTGTTTAGTGGTGACATTGTGATGGAATATAAATAAAGGTCCGTGAGAGTTGGTTCAGAGCCGATGAGTCTTCTCTGCTTCCAGGATTCTCCCTCCGGAGCCACCGAGGAGCCCGAGGAGCCCGAGGACCAGAATGTAGTTTTGATAAAGGAGGAGGCGGCCAAAGAGGAGGCGAGCGACCACGAGGCCTCGGACGAGCTGCTGCTCAACGCAGACGGTGAGAGCGGCCGAGTCGCCGTCCCTCCTCATCGAGAGGGGAAACTCCCAGCTCGAGCCCCCCCTTTAAATAATGATGATTATTTTAGACATATTaaggacctttgacctctgacggTTTGATCACGTTGTTTGAAACCtcttgtttttaagtcttgttTCAAAGTTGTTCTTCGTCTGGAAATCGGAATCCGAGTCGGCTTTTATTggccgtgtgtgtttgcacatacatggaatttgtctCTGTCATACATAGATACACAAACCAACAGGAAATACAAAAATCTGTGGAAAGCAGCTCTGTTACCAGAGACGTCCATGAGAAGGAcgtctctgtagtgaccaccagggggcgacgcCTCTGGTCACTGTTGTTGTGTGTGAAGGAACCGAGGAACGGCTGCAGGACACAGATGACGGAGGAGCCTGCGGCCTGACGGTGCACTCGGCGGAGGTCGCCCTGATGCTGTGGGACCGGAGCAGCGACGTCCCAGGGCGCCGGTGGACCCACAGTGCACCGGGCTCTGCGTGCGCCTCGGACGCGGCGATCGACTTGGCCTCCGAGTCGGACTGCGAGGCTCCGTCCGAGGGGCGGCCCTTCCTGTTTGGCTCCGAGCTGAGACGGAGCGGCAGCTTCCCCTACGACACAAACCTTGACCTCTGCTCCTCGTGGACCGATCAGGGCCTCCCTCACCGCTCGGCGCCGTCCGACCCGAGGCCCCGGCTGGACCCGCTGGAGCTGAGCCGGttctgcagggacggcaggcGCTTCGTCTGCAGCTACTGCGGGAAGTGCTTCACCTCGTCCCGCAGCCTGGAGACACACGTGCGCGTGCACACGGGCGAGCGCCCGTACAGCTGCGCCCAGTGCGGCAAGCGCTTCACGCAGTCGGGGCACCTGAAGACGCACCAGAGCGTGCACACCGGGGAGCGGCCCTTCGCCTGCCAGCACTGCGGGAAGAGGTTCGCCGGGAAGCAGAACCTGAGGATCCATCAGCAGAAGCACCACGCGGCGGTGTGACcgagacgcgcacacacagcagacGCCGGGGACTTTGGTTTGAGGACATTCAAGCCGCCGGGTGGAAACCTGAGACAAAGACGCGTGTGTGGGTGGGACGCTTTGAGATTTGGGCGACTTTGGGCCTTTGGGGCCACGTGGAAGAGAAGAGGCCGAGTCCTCTGTGGAAGAACTTCTCAATAGTGTTTTTATATCTTTGTAAATTCAATTGTTTGgacatttcaaattaatttagaCGGAGTTCCAGAGCAGCGGACCTTTTATTCGCATTGCTAACAAACGAGTTGTAACGGACTAAATGAGTAAAGTTTATCGACCTGATGCTTCGTCCACGCGCTTTTCACCTGGAAGGAAACCTTCCTTCGTGtatgctaactagctagccGCTCTGTGCCATTACAGCGGCTGTAATGTAACAGCGTTGTTACCGTAGCAACGAGCAACAACCACTGTGTTCTCCTCCAGTGGCTCCGTCATACACAG is drawn from Gasterosteus aculeatus chromosome 3, fGasAcu3.hap1.1, whole genome shotgun sequence and contains these coding sequences:
- the dnaaf11 gene encoding dynein axonemal assembly factor 11; the encoded protein is MVYITEDLVRKRAEHNEGQIFSLEEVSLHQQDIERMEHIDRWCRDLRILYLQSNLIPRIENVGRLKKLQYLNLALNNIEVIENLEGCESLQKLDLTVNFVGRLSSVESLQHNVHLTELFLTGNPCSQFEGYRQYVVAALPRLQWLDGTEISRSERLRASQRLEEVRRRVWEQEEEHLRRRAGEKEEERRKKGGCWPAPEENREANKEENQEEKEDNREENQEEKKNRKAEENPAPNDPEEEERLEKEFWHTPCAFTPESRLETHRHLEEKKKAKERQTEKKPASLPRTLITADGRVLNTNEPKLDFCLSEDEEHNSIVLTLEVYRHMDTSLMDVDVQPTYARVKVKGKIFQVVLPAEVKPDSSTARRSQTTGHLVLSMPRASGEIKVAKSVPRQTPRSSISPGRRSRTEPQRLEAEPSRHTHIDLANIVRRHSAQEGPLEAPRMDPPTAGGHSGFSEGFVDDPDVPPLV